Within Malus domestica chromosome 04, GDT2T_hap1, the genomic segment ACACAGATCCTGTTTCACGGGACACTCCATTTAAATCTATGAATGAAATCACATAGAACTAATGAAAATATCGTCTGACCTCACTATAATTTGAAGGTTTAGTTCATGCAAAAAACTTTGTCTATAAACTAACTCTAGGTTTCATGCAAAATTACATTCCTCCAATCAAAAGGTATGAAATTTAATTAATGCCAAGATAGGTAACCCAAAAAGTAGGCATgggaaaaacaaaacaagagaaactaactaaataaataCCTCAGTTCCAGAAATGCCCATTGCAATCCCAATATCAGCAAGTTTCAAAGCAGGTGCATCATTCACTCCATCACCAGTCATAGCAACCACCTCACCATCCTCTTTGAGCAACCTCACAATCTCTTGCTTGTGCTTTGGTTCGGCCCTTGAAAACAGAAGGCCACCACCTTGTCTTAGATGGGCTTTCTGATCACGTAGACCCATAAACTCTTTTCCTGTAAGGCTTCTTGAACGTATGTCTTCATCAGCACCAAACACGCCTATTTCACGGCATATTGCTTCTGCTGTGTTCTGGTTATCTCCAGTGATTACCATAACACGAATTCCTGCTGCTCGGCAGTCTTCAATTGCATCAAAAACCTCCTCTCTTGGCGGatcctttaaaaaaatttaaatttaacaatCACAGTTAGTTCAATAAATGAAGGTACTGTGATGATAATATATGACTAAAAAGATGTAGACAACAGCTATGTTACAACTTACCCTCAgtccaacaaggccaacaaaaACAAGTTCGCTCTCAATTGACGAATAATTGGATGGATCAAGTAAAAGTCTATGAGCTGGATGATCTTCATCACCATCATAGGATGAAAACTCACCAAGCTCATCTTTGTATGCAAAACCCAAACAGCGCAGTGCACTAGTTGACATCTCATGAAGAGCTTGCATGATATAGTTCCTTGAGCTATCATCCAGAGGTACAACAGTGCCATCAAGCAACTGAACCTTAGTGCTTCTCTCCAGCAAATTCTCTACAGCACCCTGCAATAATGCAGCACCCCATTCAGAAGTCCGCAATATTccttagatatttttttttatttaaagatggagggagagaaagggagTATGAAGGGCAATGCAATTGCTCATGCTCGACTTATCATTTAATACCAGAGAGGAAACAAGCAGCATAATACtagagggaaaaaaaataaggaatacAACTGAAAAACAGTGAAGTCCCTTCTGCTGTTCATGCTTGTAACTTCTAATTTAAATACGAATATTCAATTTAACGGTAGAGTATAGCACAATTGAATATGCAATTTCAGTTTATTGTAAGAAGGCGAATTCAACTACAAAAACTTTCAGTTCTGAACATATGGTTGATAAACATCTGAACAGAAACCCTAGCGCCTTGACAGATACACAGCTTGCAAAGTCTCAGAAGAGGGAGACTTTGGTGAAAAAGAAAATCAGTGTAGCATAACTTCCACCTTAACATTCTCATGAGAATAAATATATCTTCTTTTAAATCTCACTCATTCCTTATGAATCATGCGCCCTTTACACCCTACTTCACAAATACACTTCAAACTTTCCCAGTTTCATAAAATCAGAGCATGCCACAATTTGGACGTTAGATTAAATACAGTGAATGAACATAACAATTTATGAAGTTGTTGAAACTTAAACTAGAATATGAACCTTCACTAGCAATGACTTCTTTCCTGAACGGGAATTGACAATTACACCCATGGATTTTCTATCACGATCAAACTCAAGGGTTGCAATTCGGCATTCCAATTCACTCCACTTCTGGCAACAACCTGACAAAAGATATAAACATAGCATCAGAGTATGTAAACTTACCGATTCAAAGTTGTAACAAAACAGATAAAGTGGAAGCATTTATATTGAAAGTTTGACTTACCAAGCAAATCCCTTTCATTTGATGATTCCGCACACTTGGATCCTTCGGGAAGGCCCATCTTCTCAACTAAAACCTGAAGGGACAAAACAAAATATTCAATATGAAGCAGAGTTCTCGAACAAAATGAATTGTCATCACAAGCAAGGAAATAATGTACTCTGAGAATGGTACGTACTAGGAAGGCACTTTGCTATGCAATGTTAATCAGTTTATTAATGAATTGCACAATATCAAAACACCTAAAAAAGTCAATAACAAAGGGTTAAAATATATAACCTTTAGAGCTGCCTCGGTAGGCATTCCATGGGCAACATACTTCTGTTCTGCCTGGGTAATGCCTGCATCATTGCAGACAGCAGCTACCTTTGCGATCATTTGAAGATTAGCATCCATACGACCAGTCGGCCAGTCATTAATTTTACCATCAAGTGGATTGTATGTAGTTCCATCCACCCTAAACTTCCGTAGTATAGTAGGTCTAGGAcccaaagctacaagttttgcCACTGCCATCTGGTTTGTAGTCAGGGTCCCTGTTTTATCCGAACAAATCACAGTTGTACAACCCAGAGTTTCAACACTAGGCAGCTTTCGGACCAAAGCATTCTTCTGAGCCATTTTACGGGTACCAAGCGCCAAGCACGTTGTAATGACTGCAGGCAGACCTTCAGGAATAGCAGCCACAGCCAATGCTACTGCAATCTCAAAGTAATATGTGCACTTCTCAAacgaaaacttgaaatttgCCGGCCTTCCATTGACATATTCCCAAGTAAGGAAGTACTTGACATTGATGAGCCACACTAATATGCAAATCACTCCAATTATCATTGTAAGCATCTCTCCAAACTCATTAAGCTTCTTCTTAAGTGGTGTATCTTCTTCGATCTGCGCAGCGACATGGATTTGCATATGCACCTTCCCAATTTCAGTCGACATTCCTGTCTGTGCAACCAAGCATATGCAATGTCCATTCACAATAGTCGTCCCAGCGAAAACCATATTTTTCTTCCCTTGAATATCTGCGTCCTCAGAGACCGGCTTGTTAGTCTTATTCACCGCCTCACTCTCTCCGGTCAATGAACCCTGCTCCACCCTCAAAGTTGAGCTAATCAGTTCCACAACACGCATATCAGCGGGCACCTTATCCCCAACCTTAAGCTCCACAATGTCACCAGGAACAAGCTCCTTCGCCGGCAAATTCGGAACCTTACTCCCATTCCGAATCACAGTCGCCTGCTCCGATTGAATCTCCTTCAGCGCCTCCAAGGCCTTCTCGGCATTGGTCTCCTGCCAAACCCCTACAATCGCGTTCACAATCAAGATCAAGAAGATCACCAGCGGCTCCACAAACGCCGTGATCTCCTTCTCGCCGCCTTCTTCCCCATCCAGCCAAGCCAGAACGAAAGAAATGACCGCCGCCGCAAGCAAGATTCGAACCAGAGTATCATTGAACTGCTCCAGAACCAGACTCCAAATCGACTGCCCCTCGTGCTTCTCCAACTCGTTCGATCCGTACTTCTCCCGCCGCTTCTCGACGTCCTCCGATCCCAACCCTAATTTTCTGTTAACCCCAAAGTGCTTCTCGCACTCCGAAATCTCCTTCGCCCACGCCGGAAACACATCGCCGTCCACCGGCCTAGGGTTTCCGTCCTCTTTCCGTTTACCGAAATCCTGCCCTCCCTTCCCCATCTAGATCTACCAcaaccacaaatcaacacacagaGAATCGATAACTTTTCTCGGTGAGATAAAAAATTCAATCCTTCCGAATTCAAAAACCCTTAATCGAATCAAGATTGGAAAAGTCGATTCAATTCCggaaagaaaattcaaaaacaGCGAAAGAACAGGACAAGGAATCGAACTGTTTTAGGTATTTGACTCTCCTAGATAACGGAGTTTTCCAGAAGAGAGGGTCCAGTTTCGTACCTCGGTAAAAATTTCTGTTTGCTTCCCAGGaaaattttctgtttgtttcttgGGAAAATGGaggaaacaagaaagaaaattagATGGGAAAGACAAGAAATTGCTTCAGATCAAAATCTTCGGTTGCCGTGCGCCTCCCACTACCACTTATACGCTTTCAGCCTTCCCACCCGCACACTCTTTCTCTACCCCTCTCTCTCGCTAATTATATAACAGATCGATATCGTAATTAATTAGGATCGAGATTAAGGCTAATCACAATTTCGGGGAAGCATCGTATGCtgattaaaataatttaattgaaaaCGCAACGCTCGGATGACGTCGTTCGACTAGGGAACAGCTGGCGGGTAGGTGATGTGGCCGGAGGCGATTGGTTTAATGTCGTGGATCCTGAGTTGCTATTGGCTAGGGTCCTATTCTCGCGGGGGTGGTGTCCTTTCTCTTCGTTCCTTTTCGAAAAGAATTCTTCATTGTGATCGAAATACGAATTATATACCACATATATTTTATGtaactagaaaaaaaaatttatttttttaacaaatatatttcaaaatttgaataatAACACGTAATGTATCATGTGTATCAATcacatttttaattatttctgtTTGGTAGCTAACCTACAAATTATTAGACTGCCGTCCTTTTGTGTTATATACGGAGCCGGGTCAATCTCGAACGTCCAATCAGATGTTATCTTCTGGTTTGACCGTTGATTAAAGAGATGTACTAATCTTTGCAACAcaattcattttttttggtGATTCTTTTTGGTGATTAGAAAAGTAAATATTTTGTCTACATCTTCCCGGTTCGTTCCTTCATGCCCtcataattaattttattttttaataaattttagaaTTCTTTTTTACAGataattgtttttttaacaaacgatattatatacactaagAGAATATATCGGCTTatcctcacaatgggttagcaataatgtggtttaaattcgtctttAGTAAGAATCAAGCCTAAAAACACTCATTTACAAACGAAGAGGAATACTGTTATATTATAGTACTAAGTGTCTTTTCAACAAAGAATTCTTTACTTGTCTTTGGCTACATACTTGAAAAAGATTTAATATCCCGTTCACACTTAAACACATATAAAATgacttattaaaaataaaaaattgcatgCAATTTAGTACTATAGTATAATATTATTCTTCTACACTTATATGTAAAAAGTTTTATGTTCaaatttagaaaataacaaGTTCGCAACTAATTTAGTACTTAGAAAAACGGCTCCTTgcaaaaaaccaaaatatttgCCAATTCTTTCATTTACCAATATTTTCACATTACCACACATTAATAGATCTAGGAAAGCTTCACATTACCATACTATATCTTAGATTCAAAAAATCATTTCTCagtattgttgatgcacaaaatcagtgaggactttggtacaacagaaagtgttaagtttgtaaccttcactagattgctccggtcattagtgtggataaatatgtaaatggatatggatagggatagggaagcaaacacaagatgtacgtggttcacccagattggctacgtccacggagtagagaagttctcattaattgtgaagggtttacacaagtacataggttcaagctctcctttagtgagtactagtgaatgatttagtacaaatgacattaggaaatattgtgagagaatgatctctatttatagaagagagtttctagtttcattctgacattaacacatgtcgtgttgtgattggcttttgatgtcaacacgtgtcgcgctgtgattggcttcatggtttgagggaaactcttttgagtccttgatggtataacgttgaccggtgctcagtagtttcaagattggtcaagtatggtataaacagtgctcccctaagttcccgagttagggaagctcctcggttggggacttgcaagatccaagccattgagtaatcacaaaacttctaagtaccgaagtgtggtatcattctcacttgccttatctatctcatatgtagatgtggcatcttctctggaagtacctttcttTCATccagggtggtatctttaaccgatgaagatgcacaaggtaatgtatcaatttcacttgaagcttacttatagtttcaggatcggtcaagtgcgatacaaaccctatagtaggagtcccccaagtcgccgagctaggaaaTTTGCTGAATGaagtaacagacaaggtaagcaatcagacttccaagtaagcaacctggattggaggttcgacttcggcttccggttgattgttctccttctccttatgttgtaaacagcaacaaggataaggagaagcaaatggagaagagataatatgagatacttttgcttttgaagaaataaCTTTCCACggacttattcttgaactagacTGAAatgttttctggtttcctccagagtataaggccgactcaagaatttgagggtcaaaacaagtccattaaatctagagtacgttcgaccctgctgatatgggatacttttgctgttgacaaagtagtggatgtatcggcacgtgttctgttacgcttgtctccacatgcttccttatatccttctcacttaccctatTTGTTcatcaggcagatgtggtatcttctttggaagcataagatgttgaagatgagtactcgagagcaatgccaggtaagtaatcaggcaaggggttccaaacaatcagttcctgactagaagcttgattccaagtgctgactggttgctttctttctccttgtcttgcaagtaagaacaatgccaaaggaaaagacagggaaaaaatatgatatgggatactcttgcttttaaccctgatgatatgagatactcttgctctggtgtggcttgtttgcagaggtattatcgggggggggggggaagaagctgagtatttcgagaaactctgctgagagtaccctctcggatgtgaagaaaagttgagcatttttttatttgcaagtctgccaggctgtggaggatgaatgtcaacatatataggaattatcccaacagcgagtggtaacgttgttcttttacccttctcggtcatagcaatgtagtgggagctgcaagattcacgtgttttaactttgtcagagcactttgaaaaactggtctgt encodes:
- the LOC103433354 gene encoding calcium-transporting ATPase 1, endoplasmic reticulum-type-like gives rise to the protein MGKGGQDFGKRKEDGNPRPVDGDVFPAWAKEISECEKHFGVNRKLGLGSEDVEKRREKYGSNELEKHEGQSIWSLVLEQFNDTLVRILLAAAVISFVLAWLDGEEGGEKEITAFVEPLVIFLILIVNAIVGVWQETNAEKALEALKEIQSEQATVIRNGSKVPNLPAKELVPGDIVELKVGDKVPADMRVVELISSTLRVEQGSLTGESEAVNKTNKPVSEDADIQGKKNMVFAGTTIVNGHCICLVAQTGMSTEIGKVHMQIHVAAQIEEDTPLKKKLNEFGEMLTMIIGVICILVWLINVKYFLTWEYVNGRPANFKFSFEKCTYYFEIAVALAVAAIPEGLPAVITTCLALGTRKMAQKNALVRKLPSVETLGCTTVICSDKTGTLTTNQMAVAKLVALGPRPTILRKFRVDGTTYNPLDGKINDWPTGRMDANLQMIAKVAAVCNDAGITQAEQKYVAHGMPTEAALKVLVEKMGLPEGSKCAESSNERDLLGCCQKWSELECRIATLEFDRDRKSMGVIVNSRSGKKSLLVKGAVENLLERSTKVQLLDGTVVPLDDSSRNYIMQALHEMSTSALRCLGFAYKDELGEFSSYDGDEDHPAHRLLLDPSNYSSIESELVFVGLVGLRDPPREEVFDAIEDCRAAGIRVMVITGDNQNTAEAICREIGVFGADEDIRSRSLTGKEFMGLRDQKAHLRQGGGLLFSRAEPKHKQEIVRLLKEDGEVVAMTGDGVNDAPALKLADIGIAMGISGTEVAKEASDMVLADDNFSTIVAAVGEGRSIYNNMKAFIRYMISSNIGEVASIFLTAALGIPEGLIPVQLLWVNLVTDGPPATALGFNPPDKDIMKKPPRRSDDSLISAWILFRYMVIGMYVGLATVGVFIIWYTHGSFLGIDLSGDGHSLVTYSQLANWGQCSSWTNFTASPFTAGNEVLSFDNPCDYFHAGKVKAMTLSLSVLVAIEMFNSLNALSEDGSLLTMPPWVNPWLLVAMSVSFGLHFLILYVPFLAQVFGIVPLSINEWLLVLAVSLPVILIDEVLKLVGRWTSASQITRRTKPSRPKTE